The Synchiropus splendidus isolate RoL2022-P1 chromosome 8, RoL_Sspl_1.0, whole genome shotgun sequence genome has a window encoding:
- the numbl gene encoding numb-like protein isoform X5 codes for MSSCGEMGEAIELSSREHVTPEMNKLRQSLRRKKPTYVPEASRPHQWQADEEAVRKGKCNFSVRYLGLVEVEESRGMHVCEEAVKKLKVSGKKTVKAVLWVSADGLRVVDDKTKDLIVDQTIEKVSFCAPDRNYDKAFSYICRDGTTRRWMCHCFMALKDSGERLSHAVGCAFAACLERKQRREKECGVTASFDASRTSFVREGSFRANSSSSQPGSGSERDDKLDKKKDPPSIPAMPPGNASPPEGAASPMERPEPGGPHAIPRRHAPIEQLVRQGSFRGFPALSQKNSPFKRQLSLRLNDLPSTLQRKTDFQAKNPEMDMGLACGDSSINALCSQINTSFTRPSEELYANPCSLAGAAPPCSVPPILPPPPAPMQGASSWMQPEPPLHSPPPASVAVQMQSGHKRTPSEAERWLEEVSKVVMSQQTPPPGPTIPTIPGPPAASSQQISSLASVPPVSTISRPLGTMTKPLISGPPTLPPMSISSVPLIPGPPVSGPPMSLPSMSIPTMSGPSMSGAPMIQPSLPGPPGSLPSSMQPFPLVFDGTPAAVGMFGTQPVQPAFVPMQTYMPGLASSMTYPNASVPVVGITPSQMVANAFCTATGSSGGAASIGSSSAAPKGGSLGVHGYPGAQGSVGHTGGFPSQPFTSIASINGIPPQSSNIMNLQNGTNSACMSGNWPPEGSQLTAPVAGDSQDDDRFEAKWAALESKPAPLQPGNKSPPAAANPFSNNLQKTFEIEL; via the exons TACCTGGgcttggtggaggtggaggagtcgAGAGGAATGCACGTGTGTGAGGAAGCTGTGAAGAAGCTCAAAGTT AGTGGGAAGAAGACAGTCAAAGCGGTTCTGTGGGTGTCAGCGGACGGACTCAGGGTGGTGGATGATAAGACCAAG GATCTGATTGTGGACCAAACCATCGAAAAGGTCTCCTTCTGTGCTCCCGACCGCAACTATGACAAGGCCTTCTCCTACATCTGCAGAGACGGAACCACCCGACGGTGGATGTGCCACTGCTTTATGGCTCTGAAGGATTCG GGGGAGAGACTGAGTCATGCTGTCGGCTGCGCGTTTGCCGCCTGCCTGGAGAGGAAGCAGCGCAGAGAAAAGGAGTGTGGCGTGACCGCGTCCTTCGATGCCAGTCGCACCTCATTCGTACGCGAGGGCTCCTTCCGCGCCAACTCCTCCAGCAGCCAGCCGGGCAGCGGCAGCGAACGAGATGACAAACTGGACAAAAAGAAAG ACCCGCCCTCTATTCCAGCTATGCCACCAGGCAATGCCTCCCCACCCGAGGGTGCGGCGTCCCCGATGGAGCGCCCGGAACCTGGCGGGCCGCATGCCATCCCCCGTCGCCACGCTCCCATCGAGCAGCTGGTGCGTCAGGGCTCATTCCGGGGATTCCCAGCGCTCAGCCAGAAGAACTCTCCCTTTAAGAGGCAGCTGTCGCTCCGCCTCAACGACCTGCCATCCACTCTGCAACGCAAGACCGACTTCCAGGCCAAGAACCCTG AGATGGACATGGGGCTGGCGTGTGGAGACAGCAGTATAAATGCCCTGTGCAGCCAGATCAACACTTCCTTTACCAGACCATCCGAAGAGTTATACGCCAACCCTTGCTCCCTGGCTGGCGCTGCCCCACCCTGCTCTGTGCCACCCATCCTACCCCCACCACCTGCCCCAATGCAGG GTGCCTCCTCCTGGATGCAGCCGGAGCCTCCGCTGCACTCGCCACCACCAGCGTCGGTGGCCGTGCAGATGCAGAGCGGACACAAGCGGACTCCCTCTGAGGCAGAGCGGTGGTTGGAGGAGGTCTCTAAAGTTGTCATGTCCCAACAGACGCCACCCCCTGGTCCAACTATCCCCACCATCCCTGGTCCCCCAGCCGCGTCCAGTCAGCAGATATCCAGTTTAGCGTCTGTCCCGCCAGTGTCGACCATCTCAAGGCCGCTTGGCACCATGACAAAACCGCTCATCTCTGGGCCCCCGACACTTCCACCAATGTCCATATCATCTGTTCCTTTAATACCCGGGCCTCCAGTGTCAGGCCCCCCTATGTCGCTACCTTCCATGTCTATCCCCACTATGTCTGGTCCGAGCATGTCAGGGGCCCCTATGATACAGCCCTCACTACCTGGGCCTCCAGGGTCCCTACCCAGCTCAATGCAACCCTTTCCCTTAGTGTTTGATGGTACTCCTGCCGCCGTTGGAATGTTCGGCACCCAGCCTGTGCAACCCGCCTTCGTGCCCATGCAGACCTACATGCCAGGTTTGGCGAGCAGCATGACCTACCCCAACGCAAGTGTTCCCGTGGTTGGAATAACTCCGTCACAAATGGTTGCGAATGCCTTTTGCACAGCCACCGGCTCATCAGGCGGCGCAGCCTCCATTGGCTCTTCCAGTGCAGCTCCTAAAGGAGGATCCCTTGGTGTTCATGGTTACCCTGGGGCACAAGGTTCAGTTGGGCACACAGGGGGGTTCCCCTCGCAACCGTTCACTTCCATCGCTTCGATCAATGGCATCCCACCACAGAGCAGCAACATCATGAACCTTCAGAATGGGACCAACAGCGCTTGCATGAGCGGTAACTGGCCACCTGAGGGGAGCCAGCTAACTGCACCTGTCGCCGGAGATTCCCAAGATGATGACCGTTTTGAGGCCAAATGGGCTGCTTTGGAGAGCAAACCTGCACCTCTACAGCCGGGGAACAAGTCACCACCTGCAGCTGCCAACCCTTTCTCCAACAACTTGCAGAAGACGTTTGAGATTGAGCTCTAA
- the numbl gene encoding numb-like protein isoform X1, which translates to MSSCGEMGEAIELSSREHVTPEMNKLRQSLRRKKPTYVPEASRPHQWQADEEAVRKGKCNFSVRYLGLVEVEESRGMHVCEEAVKKLKVSGKKTVKAVLWVSADGLRVVDDKTKDLIVDQTIEKVSFCAPDRNYDKAFSYICRDGTTRRWMCHCFMALKDSGERLSHAVGCAFAACLERKQRREKECGVTASFDASRTSFVREGSFRANSSSSQPGSGSERDDKLDKKKGGKRQYPPSIPAMPPGNASPPEGAASPMERPEPGGPHAIPRRHAPIEQLVRQGSFRGFPALSQKNSPFKRQLSLRLNDLPSTLQRKTDFQAKNPVLEMDMGLACGDSSINALCSQINTSFTRPSEELYANPCSLAGAAPPCSVPPILPPPPAPMQGASSWMQPEPPLHSPPPASVAVQMQSGHKRTPSEAERWLEEVSKVVMSQQTPPPGPTIPTIPGPPAASSQQISSLASVPPVSTISRPLGTMTKPLISGPPTLPPMSISSVPLIPGPPVSGPPMSLPSMSIPTMSGPSMSGAPMIQPSLPGPPGSLPSSMQPFPLVFDGTPAAVGMFGTQPVQPAFVPMQTYMPGLASSMTYPNASVPVVGITPSQMVANAFCTATGSSGGAASIGSSSAAPKGGSLGVHGYPGAQGSVGHTGGFPSQPFTSIASINGIPPQSSNIMNLQNGTNSACMSGNWPPEGSQLTAPVAGDSQDDDRFEAKWAALESKPAPLQPGNKSPPAAANPFSNNLQKTFEIEL; encoded by the exons TACCTGGgcttggtggaggtggaggagtcgAGAGGAATGCACGTGTGTGAGGAAGCTGTGAAGAAGCTCAAAGTT AGTGGGAAGAAGACAGTCAAAGCGGTTCTGTGGGTGTCAGCGGACGGACTCAGGGTGGTGGATGATAAGACCAAG GATCTGATTGTGGACCAAACCATCGAAAAGGTCTCCTTCTGTGCTCCCGACCGCAACTATGACAAGGCCTTCTCCTACATCTGCAGAGACGGAACCACCCGACGGTGGATGTGCCACTGCTTTATGGCTCTGAAGGATTCG GGGGAGAGACTGAGTCATGCTGTCGGCTGCGCGTTTGCCGCCTGCCTGGAGAGGAAGCAGCGCAGAGAAAAGGAGTGTGGCGTGACCGCGTCCTTCGATGCCAGTCGCACCTCATTCGTACGCGAGGGCTCCTTCCGCGCCAACTCCTCCAGCAGCCAGCCGGGCAGCGGCAGCGAACGAGATGACAAACTGGACAAAAAGAAAGGTGGGAAACGACAAT ACCCGCCCTCTATTCCAGCTATGCCACCAGGCAATGCCTCCCCACCCGAGGGTGCGGCGTCCCCGATGGAGCGCCCGGAACCTGGCGGGCCGCATGCCATCCCCCGTCGCCACGCTCCCATCGAGCAGCTGGTGCGTCAGGGCTCATTCCGGGGATTCCCAGCGCTCAGCCAGAAGAACTCTCCCTTTAAGAGGCAGCTGTCGCTCCGCCTCAACGACCTGCCATCCACTCTGCAACGCAAGACCGACTTCCAGGCCAAGAACCCTG TACTAGAGATGGACATGGGGCTGGCGTGTGGAGACAGCAGTATAAATGCCCTGTGCAGCCAGATCAACACTTCCTTTACCAGACCATCCGAAGAGTTATACGCCAACCCTTGCTCCCTGGCTGGCGCTGCCCCACCCTGCTCTGTGCCACCCATCCTACCCCCACCACCTGCCCCAATGCAGG GTGCCTCCTCCTGGATGCAGCCGGAGCCTCCGCTGCACTCGCCACCACCAGCGTCGGTGGCCGTGCAGATGCAGAGCGGACACAAGCGGACTCCCTCTGAGGCAGAGCGGTGGTTGGAGGAGGTCTCTAAAGTTGTCATGTCCCAACAGACGCCACCCCCTGGTCCAACTATCCCCACCATCCCTGGTCCCCCAGCCGCGTCCAGTCAGCAGATATCCAGTTTAGCGTCTGTCCCGCCAGTGTCGACCATCTCAAGGCCGCTTGGCACCATGACAAAACCGCTCATCTCTGGGCCCCCGACACTTCCACCAATGTCCATATCATCTGTTCCTTTAATACCCGGGCCTCCAGTGTCAGGCCCCCCTATGTCGCTACCTTCCATGTCTATCCCCACTATGTCTGGTCCGAGCATGTCAGGGGCCCCTATGATACAGCCCTCACTACCTGGGCCTCCAGGGTCCCTACCCAGCTCAATGCAACCCTTTCCCTTAGTGTTTGATGGTACTCCTGCCGCCGTTGGAATGTTCGGCACCCAGCCTGTGCAACCCGCCTTCGTGCCCATGCAGACCTACATGCCAGGTTTGGCGAGCAGCATGACCTACCCCAACGCAAGTGTTCCCGTGGTTGGAATAACTCCGTCACAAATGGTTGCGAATGCCTTTTGCACAGCCACCGGCTCATCAGGCGGCGCAGCCTCCATTGGCTCTTCCAGTGCAGCTCCTAAAGGAGGATCCCTTGGTGTTCATGGTTACCCTGGGGCACAAGGTTCAGTTGGGCACACAGGGGGGTTCCCCTCGCAACCGTTCACTTCCATCGCTTCGATCAATGGCATCCCACCACAGAGCAGCAACATCATGAACCTTCAGAATGGGACCAACAGCGCTTGCATGAGCGGTAACTGGCCACCTGAGGGGAGCCAGCTAACTGCACCTGTCGCCGGAGATTCCCAAGATGATGACCGTTTTGAGGCCAAATGGGCTGCTTTGGAGAGCAAACCTGCACCTCTACAGCCGGGGAACAAGTCACCACCTGCAGCTGCCAACCCTTTCTCCAACAACTTGCAGAAGACGTTTGAGATTGAGCTCTAA
- the numbl gene encoding numb-like protein isoform X6 produces MNKLRQSLRRKKPTYVPEASRPHQWQADEEAVRKGKCNFSVRYLGLVEVEESRGMHVCEEAVKKLKVSGKKTVKAVLWVSADGLRVVDDKTKDLIVDQTIEKVSFCAPDRNYDKAFSYICRDGTTRRWMCHCFMALKDSGERLSHAVGCAFAACLERKQRREKECGVTASFDASRTSFVREGSFRANSSSSQPGSGSERDDKLDKKKGGKRQYPPSIPAMPPGNASPPEGAASPMERPEPGGPHAIPRRHAPIEQLVRQGSFRGFPALSQKNSPFKRQLSLRLNDLPSTLQRKTDFQAKNPVLEMDMGLACGDSSINALCSQINTSFTRPSEELYANPCSLAGAAPPCSVPPILPPPPAPMQGASSWMQPEPPLHSPPPASVAVQMQSGHKRTPSEAERWLEEVSKVVMSQQTPPPGPTIPTIPGPPAASSQQISSLASVPPVSTISRPLGTMTKPLISGPPTLPPMSISSVPLIPGPPVSGPPMSLPSMSIPTMSGPSMSGAPMIQPSLPGPPGSLPSSMQPFPLVFDGTPAAVGMFGTQPVQPAFVPMQTYMPGLASSMTYPNASVPVVGITPSQMVANAFCTATGSSGGAASIGSSSAAPKGGSLGVHGYPGAQGSVGHTGGFPSQPFTSIASINGIPPQSSNIMNLQNGTNSACMSGNWPPEGSQLTAPVAGDSQDDDRFEAKWAALESKPAPLQPGNKSPPAAANPFSNNLQKTFEIEL; encoded by the exons TACCTGGgcttggtggaggtggaggagtcgAGAGGAATGCACGTGTGTGAGGAAGCTGTGAAGAAGCTCAAAGTT AGTGGGAAGAAGACAGTCAAAGCGGTTCTGTGGGTGTCAGCGGACGGACTCAGGGTGGTGGATGATAAGACCAAG GATCTGATTGTGGACCAAACCATCGAAAAGGTCTCCTTCTGTGCTCCCGACCGCAACTATGACAAGGCCTTCTCCTACATCTGCAGAGACGGAACCACCCGACGGTGGATGTGCCACTGCTTTATGGCTCTGAAGGATTCG GGGGAGAGACTGAGTCATGCTGTCGGCTGCGCGTTTGCCGCCTGCCTGGAGAGGAAGCAGCGCAGAGAAAAGGAGTGTGGCGTGACCGCGTCCTTCGATGCCAGTCGCACCTCATTCGTACGCGAGGGCTCCTTCCGCGCCAACTCCTCCAGCAGCCAGCCGGGCAGCGGCAGCGAACGAGATGACAAACTGGACAAAAAGAAAGGTGGGAAACGACAAT ACCCGCCCTCTATTCCAGCTATGCCACCAGGCAATGCCTCCCCACCCGAGGGTGCGGCGTCCCCGATGGAGCGCCCGGAACCTGGCGGGCCGCATGCCATCCCCCGTCGCCACGCTCCCATCGAGCAGCTGGTGCGTCAGGGCTCATTCCGGGGATTCCCAGCGCTCAGCCAGAAGAACTCTCCCTTTAAGAGGCAGCTGTCGCTCCGCCTCAACGACCTGCCATCCACTCTGCAACGCAAGACCGACTTCCAGGCCAAGAACCCTG TACTAGAGATGGACATGGGGCTGGCGTGTGGAGACAGCAGTATAAATGCCCTGTGCAGCCAGATCAACACTTCCTTTACCAGACCATCCGAAGAGTTATACGCCAACCCTTGCTCCCTGGCTGGCGCTGCCCCACCCTGCTCTGTGCCACCCATCCTACCCCCACCACCTGCCCCAATGCAGG GTGCCTCCTCCTGGATGCAGCCGGAGCCTCCGCTGCACTCGCCACCACCAGCGTCGGTGGCCGTGCAGATGCAGAGCGGACACAAGCGGACTCCCTCTGAGGCAGAGCGGTGGTTGGAGGAGGTCTCTAAAGTTGTCATGTCCCAACAGACGCCACCCCCTGGTCCAACTATCCCCACCATCCCTGGTCCCCCAGCCGCGTCCAGTCAGCAGATATCCAGTTTAGCGTCTGTCCCGCCAGTGTCGACCATCTCAAGGCCGCTTGGCACCATGACAAAACCGCTCATCTCTGGGCCCCCGACACTTCCACCAATGTCCATATCATCTGTTCCTTTAATACCCGGGCCTCCAGTGTCAGGCCCCCCTATGTCGCTACCTTCCATGTCTATCCCCACTATGTCTGGTCCGAGCATGTCAGGGGCCCCTATGATACAGCCCTCACTACCTGGGCCTCCAGGGTCCCTACCCAGCTCAATGCAACCCTTTCCCTTAGTGTTTGATGGTACTCCTGCCGCCGTTGGAATGTTCGGCACCCAGCCTGTGCAACCCGCCTTCGTGCCCATGCAGACCTACATGCCAGGTTTGGCGAGCAGCATGACCTACCCCAACGCAAGTGTTCCCGTGGTTGGAATAACTCCGTCACAAATGGTTGCGAATGCCTTTTGCACAGCCACCGGCTCATCAGGCGGCGCAGCCTCCATTGGCTCTTCCAGTGCAGCTCCTAAAGGAGGATCCCTTGGTGTTCATGGTTACCCTGGGGCACAAGGTTCAGTTGGGCACACAGGGGGGTTCCCCTCGCAACCGTTCACTTCCATCGCTTCGATCAATGGCATCCCACCACAGAGCAGCAACATCATGAACCTTCAGAATGGGACCAACAGCGCTTGCATGAGCGGTAACTGGCCACCTGAGGGGAGCCAGCTAACTGCACCTGTCGCCGGAGATTCCCAAGATGATGACCGTTTTGAGGCCAAATGGGCTGCTTTGGAGAGCAAACCTGCACCTCTACAGCCGGGGAACAAGTCACCACCTGCAGCTGCCAACCCTTTCTCCAACAACTTGCAGAAGACGTTTGAGATTGAGCTCTAA
- the numbl gene encoding numb-like protein isoform X3: protein MSSCGEMGEAIELSSREHVTPEMNKLRQSLRRKKPTYVPEASRPHQWQADEEAVRKGKCNFSVRYLGLVEVEESRGMHVCEEAVKKLKVSGKKTVKAVLWVSADGLRVVDDKTKDLIVDQTIEKVSFCAPDRNYDKAFSYICRDGTTRRWMCHCFMALKDSGERLSHAVGCAFAACLERKQRREKECGVTASFDASRTSFVREGSFRANSSSSQPGSGSERDDKLDKKKGGKRQYPPSIPAMPPGNASPPEGAASPMERPEPGGPHAIPRRHAPIEQLVRQGSFRGFPALSQKNSPFKRQLSLRLNDLPSTLQRKTDFQAKNPEMDMGLACGDSSINALCSQINTSFTRPSEELYANPCSLAGAAPPCSVPPILPPPPAPMQGASSWMQPEPPLHSPPPASVAVQMQSGHKRTPSEAERWLEEVSKVVMSQQTPPPGPTIPTIPGPPAASSQQISSLASVPPVSTISRPLGTMTKPLISGPPTLPPMSISSVPLIPGPPVSGPPMSLPSMSIPTMSGPSMSGAPMIQPSLPGPPGSLPSSMQPFPLVFDGTPAAVGMFGTQPVQPAFVPMQTYMPGLASSMTYPNASVPVVGITPSQMVANAFCTATGSSGGAASIGSSSAAPKGGSLGVHGYPGAQGSVGHTGGFPSQPFTSIASINGIPPQSSNIMNLQNGTNSACMSGNWPPEGSQLTAPVAGDSQDDDRFEAKWAALESKPAPLQPGNKSPPAAANPFSNNLQKTFEIEL, encoded by the exons TACCTGGgcttggtggaggtggaggagtcgAGAGGAATGCACGTGTGTGAGGAAGCTGTGAAGAAGCTCAAAGTT AGTGGGAAGAAGACAGTCAAAGCGGTTCTGTGGGTGTCAGCGGACGGACTCAGGGTGGTGGATGATAAGACCAAG GATCTGATTGTGGACCAAACCATCGAAAAGGTCTCCTTCTGTGCTCCCGACCGCAACTATGACAAGGCCTTCTCCTACATCTGCAGAGACGGAACCACCCGACGGTGGATGTGCCACTGCTTTATGGCTCTGAAGGATTCG GGGGAGAGACTGAGTCATGCTGTCGGCTGCGCGTTTGCCGCCTGCCTGGAGAGGAAGCAGCGCAGAGAAAAGGAGTGTGGCGTGACCGCGTCCTTCGATGCCAGTCGCACCTCATTCGTACGCGAGGGCTCCTTCCGCGCCAACTCCTCCAGCAGCCAGCCGGGCAGCGGCAGCGAACGAGATGACAAACTGGACAAAAAGAAAGGTGGGAAACGACAAT ACCCGCCCTCTATTCCAGCTATGCCACCAGGCAATGCCTCCCCACCCGAGGGTGCGGCGTCCCCGATGGAGCGCCCGGAACCTGGCGGGCCGCATGCCATCCCCCGTCGCCACGCTCCCATCGAGCAGCTGGTGCGTCAGGGCTCATTCCGGGGATTCCCAGCGCTCAGCCAGAAGAACTCTCCCTTTAAGAGGCAGCTGTCGCTCCGCCTCAACGACCTGCCATCCACTCTGCAACGCAAGACCGACTTCCAGGCCAAGAACCCTG AGATGGACATGGGGCTGGCGTGTGGAGACAGCAGTATAAATGCCCTGTGCAGCCAGATCAACACTTCCTTTACCAGACCATCCGAAGAGTTATACGCCAACCCTTGCTCCCTGGCTGGCGCTGCCCCACCCTGCTCTGTGCCACCCATCCTACCCCCACCACCTGCCCCAATGCAGG GTGCCTCCTCCTGGATGCAGCCGGAGCCTCCGCTGCACTCGCCACCACCAGCGTCGGTGGCCGTGCAGATGCAGAGCGGACACAAGCGGACTCCCTCTGAGGCAGAGCGGTGGTTGGAGGAGGTCTCTAAAGTTGTCATGTCCCAACAGACGCCACCCCCTGGTCCAACTATCCCCACCATCCCTGGTCCCCCAGCCGCGTCCAGTCAGCAGATATCCAGTTTAGCGTCTGTCCCGCCAGTGTCGACCATCTCAAGGCCGCTTGGCACCATGACAAAACCGCTCATCTCTGGGCCCCCGACACTTCCACCAATGTCCATATCATCTGTTCCTTTAATACCCGGGCCTCCAGTGTCAGGCCCCCCTATGTCGCTACCTTCCATGTCTATCCCCACTATGTCTGGTCCGAGCATGTCAGGGGCCCCTATGATACAGCCCTCACTACCTGGGCCTCCAGGGTCCCTACCCAGCTCAATGCAACCCTTTCCCTTAGTGTTTGATGGTACTCCTGCCGCCGTTGGAATGTTCGGCACCCAGCCTGTGCAACCCGCCTTCGTGCCCATGCAGACCTACATGCCAGGTTTGGCGAGCAGCATGACCTACCCCAACGCAAGTGTTCCCGTGGTTGGAATAACTCCGTCACAAATGGTTGCGAATGCCTTTTGCACAGCCACCGGCTCATCAGGCGGCGCAGCCTCCATTGGCTCTTCCAGTGCAGCTCCTAAAGGAGGATCCCTTGGTGTTCATGGTTACCCTGGGGCACAAGGTTCAGTTGGGCACACAGGGGGGTTCCCCTCGCAACCGTTCACTTCCATCGCTTCGATCAATGGCATCCCACCACAGAGCAGCAACATCATGAACCTTCAGAATGGGACCAACAGCGCTTGCATGAGCGGTAACTGGCCACCTGAGGGGAGCCAGCTAACTGCACCTGTCGCCGGAGATTCCCAAGATGATGACCGTTTTGAGGCCAAATGGGCTGCTTTGGAGAGCAAACCTGCACCTCTACAGCCGGGGAACAAGTCACCACCTGCAGCTGCCAACCCTTTCTCCAACAACTTGCAGAAGACGTTTGAGATTGAGCTCTAA
- the numbl gene encoding numb-like protein isoform X2 encodes MSSCGEMGEAIELSREHVTPEMNKLRQSLRRKKPTYVPEASRPHQWQADEEAVRKGKCNFSVRYLGLVEVEESRGMHVCEEAVKKLKVSGKKTVKAVLWVSADGLRVVDDKTKDLIVDQTIEKVSFCAPDRNYDKAFSYICRDGTTRRWMCHCFMALKDSGERLSHAVGCAFAACLERKQRREKECGVTASFDASRTSFVREGSFRANSSSSQPGSGSERDDKLDKKKGGKRQYPPSIPAMPPGNASPPEGAASPMERPEPGGPHAIPRRHAPIEQLVRQGSFRGFPALSQKNSPFKRQLSLRLNDLPSTLQRKTDFQAKNPVLEMDMGLACGDSSINALCSQINTSFTRPSEELYANPCSLAGAAPPCSVPPILPPPPAPMQGASSWMQPEPPLHSPPPASVAVQMQSGHKRTPSEAERWLEEVSKVVMSQQTPPPGPTIPTIPGPPAASSQQISSLASVPPVSTISRPLGTMTKPLISGPPTLPPMSISSVPLIPGPPVSGPPMSLPSMSIPTMSGPSMSGAPMIQPSLPGPPGSLPSSMQPFPLVFDGTPAAVGMFGTQPVQPAFVPMQTYMPGLASSMTYPNASVPVVGITPSQMVANAFCTATGSSGGAASIGSSSAAPKGGSLGVHGYPGAQGSVGHTGGFPSQPFTSIASINGIPPQSSNIMNLQNGTNSACMSGNWPPEGSQLTAPVAGDSQDDDRFEAKWAALESKPAPLQPGNKSPPAAANPFSNNLQKTFEIEL; translated from the exons TACCTGGgcttggtggaggtggaggagtcgAGAGGAATGCACGTGTGTGAGGAAGCTGTGAAGAAGCTCAAAGTT AGTGGGAAGAAGACAGTCAAAGCGGTTCTGTGGGTGTCAGCGGACGGACTCAGGGTGGTGGATGATAAGACCAAG GATCTGATTGTGGACCAAACCATCGAAAAGGTCTCCTTCTGTGCTCCCGACCGCAACTATGACAAGGCCTTCTCCTACATCTGCAGAGACGGAACCACCCGACGGTGGATGTGCCACTGCTTTATGGCTCTGAAGGATTCG GGGGAGAGACTGAGTCATGCTGTCGGCTGCGCGTTTGCCGCCTGCCTGGAGAGGAAGCAGCGCAGAGAAAAGGAGTGTGGCGTGACCGCGTCCTTCGATGCCAGTCGCACCTCATTCGTACGCGAGGGCTCCTTCCGCGCCAACTCCTCCAGCAGCCAGCCGGGCAGCGGCAGCGAACGAGATGACAAACTGGACAAAAAGAAAGGTGGGAAACGACAAT ACCCGCCCTCTATTCCAGCTATGCCACCAGGCAATGCCTCCCCACCCGAGGGTGCGGCGTCCCCGATGGAGCGCCCGGAACCTGGCGGGCCGCATGCCATCCCCCGTCGCCACGCTCCCATCGAGCAGCTGGTGCGTCAGGGCTCATTCCGGGGATTCCCAGCGCTCAGCCAGAAGAACTCTCCCTTTAAGAGGCAGCTGTCGCTCCGCCTCAACGACCTGCCATCCACTCTGCAACGCAAGACCGACTTCCAGGCCAAGAACCCTG TACTAGAGATGGACATGGGGCTGGCGTGTGGAGACAGCAGTATAAATGCCCTGTGCAGCCAGATCAACACTTCCTTTACCAGACCATCCGAAGAGTTATACGCCAACCCTTGCTCCCTGGCTGGCGCTGCCCCACCCTGCTCTGTGCCACCCATCCTACCCCCACCACCTGCCCCAATGCAGG GTGCCTCCTCCTGGATGCAGCCGGAGCCTCCGCTGCACTCGCCACCACCAGCGTCGGTGGCCGTGCAGATGCAGAGCGGACACAAGCGGACTCCCTCTGAGGCAGAGCGGTGGTTGGAGGAGGTCTCTAAAGTTGTCATGTCCCAACAGACGCCACCCCCTGGTCCAACTATCCCCACCATCCCTGGTCCCCCAGCCGCGTCCAGTCAGCAGATATCCAGTTTAGCGTCTGTCCCGCCAGTGTCGACCATCTCAAGGCCGCTTGGCACCATGACAAAACCGCTCATCTCTGGGCCCCCGACACTTCCACCAATGTCCATATCATCTGTTCCTTTAATACCCGGGCCTCCAGTGTCAGGCCCCCCTATGTCGCTACCTTCCATGTCTATCCCCACTATGTCTGGTCCGAGCATGTCAGGGGCCCCTATGATACAGCCCTCACTACCTGGGCCTCCAGGGTCCCTACCCAGCTCAATGCAACCCTTTCCCTTAGTGTTTGATGGTACTCCTGCCGCCGTTGGAATGTTCGGCACCCAGCCTGTGCAACCCGCCTTCGTGCCCATGCAGACCTACATGCCAGGTTTGGCGAGCAGCATGACCTACCCCAACGCAAGTGTTCCCGTGGTTGGAATAACTCCGTCACAAATGGTTGCGAATGCCTTTTGCACAGCCACCGGCTCATCAGGCGGCGCAGCCTCCATTGGCTCTTCCAGTGCAGCTCCTAAAGGAGGATCCCTTGGTGTTCATGGTTACCCTGGGGCACAAGGTTCAGTTGGGCACACAGGGGGGTTCCCCTCGCAACCGTTCACTTCCATCGCTTCGATCAATGGCATCCCACCACAGAGCAGCAACATCATGAACCTTCAGAATGGGACCAACAGCGCTTGCATGAGCGGTAACTGGCCACCTGAGGGGAGCCAGCTAACTGCACCTGTCGCCGGAGATTCCCAAGATGATGACCGTTTTGAGGCCAAATGGGCTGCTTTGGAGAGCAAACCTGCACCTCTACAGCCGGGGAACAAGTCACCACCTGCAGCTGCCAACCCTTTCTCCAACAACTTGCAGAAGACGTTTGAGATTGAGCTCTAA